In the Limanda limanda chromosome 1, fLimLim1.1, whole genome shotgun sequence genome, one interval contains:
- the ccdc107 gene encoding coiled-coil domain-containing protein 107 isoform X2, producing the protein MVVSTSQQVALAFTAVLFTFVVLPRMFGVGGGTAAKDTRFDSRYSRKGPGPGGVRGQPMNVNGPGAPQTAENMQQMKKLMEQELKADKFKSTNNNKGYVFTLMPLYAIGVGVFAAYKFLKIKSADDQAQKDKFAKGAKKSVEAENQLNELEQRLGQTERMLNSILTQLDPLTNCVKSVAQEQKNEIMSQLQTIRYLMKKRGMDCPPLNINEASCERNLDQLIESLGVKDFSAAAASLGDSETSGVAETSEKDFPKNSGAKDEAATEGEEMKELVPEESDGEEEQEGDTLEEEEAEEEEEEEAEEEEEEEEGLEDRELMPSLEDSYEPNTGEVSPASGLRRRNRPE; encoded by the exons ATGGTGGTGTCCACATCACAACAAGTCGCCCTGGCTTTCACCGCCGTGCTCTTCACCTTCGTCGTCCTGCCGAGGATGTTCGGCGTCGGCGGCGGGACCGCGGCCAAGGATACGAGGTTCGACTCCCGCTACTCCAGGAaag GTCCGGGTCCAGGCGGAGTCCGAGGTCAGCCCATGAACGTGAACGGCCCCGGCGCTCCTCAGACCGCTGAGAACATGCAGCAGATGAAGAAGCTGATGGAGCAGGAGCTGAAAGCTGACAAGTTCAAgtccaccaacaacaacaagggCTACGTGTTCACACTGATGCCTCTGTACGCCATCGGAGTCGGAGTGTTTGCAGCCTACAAGTTTCTGAAG atTAAGTCGGCGGACGACCAGGCACAGAAAGACAAATTTGCAAAAGGGGCCAAAAAATCAGTGGAGGCAG AGAACCAGTTGAACGAGTTGGAACAAAGACTCGGGCAGACCGAGCGGATGCTCAACTCCATCCTCACACAGCTGGACCCGCTCACTAACTG TGTGAAGTCAGTGGCCCAGGAGCAGAAAAACGAGATCATGTCTCAACTACAAACCATCCGCTACCtgatgaagaagagaggaatGGACTGTCCACCGCTCAACATAAACG aggcCTCCTGTGAGCGTAACCTGGATCAACTCATCGAGTCCCTTGGGGTAAAGGACTTCTCTGCAGCCGCTGCTTCTCTGGGGGACAGTGAGACCTCTGGAGTAGCAGAGACCTCGGAAAAAGACTTTCCGAAAAATTCAGGAGCAAAAGATGAAGCTGCAACAGaaggtgaagagatgaaggaGCTGGTACCAGAGGAATCTGATggggaagaagaacaagaaggagATAcattggaggaggaagaagcggaagaggaggaggaggaggaagcagaggaagaagaggaggaggaagaaggactTGAGGACCGTGAGCTCATGCCTTCTTTAGAGGACTCTTATGAGCCAAACACTGGGGAGGTGTCGCCTGCGTCCGGCCTCAGGCGACGCAACAGGCCTGAATGA
- the ccdc107 gene encoding coiled-coil domain-containing protein 107 isoform X1, which translates to MVVSTSQQVALAFTAVLFTFVVLPRMFGVGGGTAAKDTRFDSRYSRKAGPGPGGVRGQPMNVNGPGAPQTAENMQQMKKLMEQELKADKFKSTNNNKGYVFTLMPLYAIGVGVFAAYKFLKIKSADDQAQKDKFAKGAKKSVEAENQLNELEQRLGQTERMLNSILTQLDPLTNCVKSVAQEQKNEIMSQLQTIRYLMKKRGMDCPPLNINEASCERNLDQLIESLGVKDFSAAAASLGDSETSGVAETSEKDFPKNSGAKDEAATEGEEMKELVPEESDGEEEQEGDTLEEEEAEEEEEEEAEEEEEEEEGLEDRELMPSLEDSYEPNTGEVSPASGLRRRNRPE; encoded by the exons ATGGTGGTGTCCACATCACAACAAGTCGCCCTGGCTTTCACCGCCGTGCTCTTCACCTTCGTCGTCCTGCCGAGGATGTTCGGCGTCGGCGGCGGGACCGCGGCCAAGGATACGAGGTTCGACTCCCGCTACTCCAGGAaag CAGGTCCGGGTCCAGGCGGAGTCCGAGGTCAGCCCATGAACGTGAACGGCCCCGGCGCTCCTCAGACCGCTGAGAACATGCAGCAGATGAAGAAGCTGATGGAGCAGGAGCTGAAAGCTGACAAGTTCAAgtccaccaacaacaacaagggCTACGTGTTCACACTGATGCCTCTGTACGCCATCGGAGTCGGAGTGTTTGCAGCCTACAAGTTTCTGAAG atTAAGTCGGCGGACGACCAGGCACAGAAAGACAAATTTGCAAAAGGGGCCAAAAAATCAGTGGAGGCAG AGAACCAGTTGAACGAGTTGGAACAAAGACTCGGGCAGACCGAGCGGATGCTCAACTCCATCCTCACACAGCTGGACCCGCTCACTAACTG TGTGAAGTCAGTGGCCCAGGAGCAGAAAAACGAGATCATGTCTCAACTACAAACCATCCGCTACCtgatgaagaagagaggaatGGACTGTCCACCGCTCAACATAAACG aggcCTCCTGTGAGCGTAACCTGGATCAACTCATCGAGTCCCTTGGGGTAAAGGACTTCTCTGCAGCCGCTGCTTCTCTGGGGGACAGTGAGACCTCTGGAGTAGCAGAGACCTCGGAAAAAGACTTTCCGAAAAATTCAGGAGCAAAAGATGAAGCTGCAACAGaaggtgaagagatgaaggaGCTGGTACCAGAGGAATCTGATggggaagaagaacaagaaggagATAcattggaggaggaagaagcggaagaggaggaggaggaggaagcagaggaagaagaggaggaggaagaaggactTGAGGACCGTGAGCTCATGCCTTCTTTAGAGGACTCTTATGAGCCAAACACTGGGGAGGTGTCGCCTGCGTCCGGCCTCAGGCGACGCAACAGGCCTGAATGA
- the glipr1a gene encoding glioma pathogenesis-related protein 1, translated as MSSMMGLVWLWFWIFLDSGASSVSLPETTDSRFIDECVREHNKARSSVSPPATNMLYMTWDEGLSLIAKAWAEKCVFQHNPKLKDDPSVHPNFSSVGENIWTGSPSLFDVTRAMKKWVDEKDHYNYKGNKCSSICGHYTQVVWGSSYKVGCAAHLCPGGVAGFDSREGVVFVCNYATAGNMNSAKPYESGGAACSGCTGSCVDRLCRYNWSPEGVPAKASTYPDYLNIVIVRPMGLLLTFITAFALRYLYPDVFCYE; from the exons ATGAGCAGCATGATGGGGCTCGTGTGGCTGTGGTTCTGGATCTTCCTGGACTCTGGGGCGTCTTCAGTCTCGCTGCCAGAAACAACCGACAGCAGGTTCATTGACGAATGTGTGAGGGAGCACAACAAGGCACGGTCGTCTGTCAGCCCACCTGCAACTAACATGCTGTACATG ACCTGGGACGAGGGCCTATCCCTCATTGCAAAAGCATGGGCAGAGAAATGCGTGTTTCAACACAACCCCAAACTCAAAGATGACCCCAGCGTGCACCCCAATTTCTCCTCTGTGGGGGAGAACATATGGACGGGCTCACCCTCCTTATTTGATGTGACAAGAGCCATGAAGAAATGGGTGGATGAGAAGGATCACTACAACTACAAGGGGAACAAATGCAGCTCAATCTGTGGCCACTATACACAG GTTGTGTGGGGAAGCAGCTACAAGGTTGGTTGTGCAGCACATCTGTGCCCAGGTGGTGTCGCTGGTTTTGATTCCAGGGAGggtgttgtttttgtctgcaaCTATGCTACAGC GGGTAACATGAACTCAGCGAAACCATATGAATCTGGAGGAGCAGCCTGCTCTGGATGTACAGGCTCCTGTGTGGACCGTCTCTGCC GCTACAACTGGAGCCCAGAGGGAGTCCCTGCCAAAGCTTCGACTTACCCCGACTACTTGAATATTGTGATTGTCCGGCCCATGggtctcctcctcaccttcatcaCAGCATTTGCTCTCCGCTACCTCTACCCTGACGTCTTCTGCTATGAATAG
- the krr1 gene encoding KRR1 small subunit processome component homolog, giving the protein MASSTTGDGVSETQTGKKAKKTKNEGDESDLLTVPDGWKESPFTKDDNPRGLLEESSFATLFPKYREAYLRECWPLVEKALGETHIKVSLDLIEGSMTVNTTKKTFDPYAILRARDLIKLLARSVPFEQAVRILQDDGACDIIKIGTLVRNRERFVKRRQRLIGPKGSTLKALELLTNCYVMVQGNTVSALGPYNGLKEVRKVVMDTMKNIHPIYNIKTLMIKRELSKDPDLRVQSWERFLPTFRHKHLSKRKQPKKKSVKKEYTPFPPPQPDSKVDKELATGEFFLRESVKKRKKMEEIKVKQAEALTKKQEERNKAFIPPKEKPLMKKTTKAPTDGKLDINALKEKVRKAKTKKLGAPPVNPAPPPTDKKKKKSKSKSKS; this is encoded by the exons ATGGCGTCCTCCACGACGGGAGACGGCgtgagtgaaacacaaactgggaAAAAGGCTAAAAAGACTAAAAACGAAG GGGATGAATCTGATCTCCTCACTGTTCCCGATGGATGGAAAGAGTCGCCCTTCACCAAAGATGACAACCCCCGGGGTCTCCTGGAGGAGAGCAGCTTCGCCACCCTCTTCCCTAAATACAGAGAAGCCTACCTGAGAGAGTGCTGGCCGCTCGTGGAGAAAGCTTTAGGAGAGACT CACATAAAAGTGTCTCTGGACCTGATCGAAGGCAGCATGACAGTTAACACCACCAAGAAAACGTTTGACCCGTACGCCATCTTAAGAGCCAGAGACCTCATCAAGCTGCTGGCCAGGAGTGTCCCGTTTGAACAG GCTGTTCGGATATTACAGGACGACGGGGcctgtgacatcatcaaaaTCGGAACCCTGGTGAGGAACAGAGAGCGGTTTGTGAAGCGAAGACAGCGGCTGATCGGTCCCAAGGGTTCCACCTTAAAA GCATTAGAGCTTTTAACCAACTGCTATGTGATGGTGCAGGGCAACACAGTGTCGGCCCTGGGGCCTTACAACGGCCTGAAGGAG GTTCGCAAAGTGGTGATGGACACGATGAAGAACATCCACCCCATCTACAACATCAAG ACGCTCATGATCAAGCGGGAGCTGTCCAAAGACCCTGACCTGCGGGTTCAGAGCTGGGAACGCTTTCTGCCCACGTTCCGCCACAAGCACCTGTCCAAGCGCAAGCAGCCCAAGAAGAAGAGCGTGAAGAAGGAGTACACACCGTTCCCTCCACCACAGCCAGACAGCAAG GTTGACAAAGAACTGGCCACTGGAGAATTCTTCTTGCGTGAGAGcgtgaaaaagaggaagaagatggaggaaatTAAG GTCAAACAAGCAGAGGCGCTGACCAAGAAGCAGGAAGAACGCAACAAAGCTTTCATTCCTCCGAAAGAGAAGCCTTTAATGAAGAAGACCACTAAAG CTCCTACAGACGGAAAGCTGGACATCAATGCCCTGAAGGAGAAAGTACGAAAGGCCAAAACCAAGAAGCTGGGAGCGCCGCCAGTGAACCCAGCTCCCCCTCCCacagacaagaagaagaagaagagcaaatCGAAAAGCAAAAGCTAA